A DNA window from Rhizobium sp. NXC14 contains the following coding sequences:
- a CDS encoding class I SAM-dependent methyltransferase, which yields MSRETLKTLFHPFASGTIAAPGEGERVLFLGAEAGFALPEGFAASLSAVQGFRPLYRQLLAQRIEATPEINGEDYDAALVLCTKHKGENEANLAAAIARTRAGGLIVVAGAKEDGIQPLRKRMEGFGFAIDHMPKYHGVAFWFGRPANADDIISKLAKAPVRVDNRFHATAGMFSHDRIDAGSELLASRLPQDFTGDVADFGAGWGYLSVEMAQRSRGLARLDLYEANHAALEAARDNLAVNCPNAPVRFFWHDLAGEPIKDKYDLVIMNPPFHEGHAAEPSLGQAMIKTAASALRGGGRLMLVANRGLPYEPVLAANFRESGETCRNARFKVLWAKK from the coding sequence ATGAGCCGCGAAACGCTGAAGACCCTTTTCCATCCCTTTGCCAGCGGCACAATCGCGGCGCCCGGCGAAGGCGAGCGTGTGCTCTTCCTCGGCGCCGAGGCCGGGTTTGCGCTGCCGGAAGGCTTCGCCGCCTCGCTCAGCGCCGTCCAGGGCTTCCGGCCGCTCTACCGCCAGCTGCTGGCGCAGCGGATCGAAGCGACGCCTGAAATCAACGGCGAGGATTATGACGCAGCACTCGTGCTCTGCACCAAGCACAAGGGCGAGAACGAGGCCAACCTCGCCGCCGCAATCGCTCGCACGCGAGCCGGCGGGCTGATCGTCGTCGCCGGCGCCAAGGAAGACGGCATCCAGCCGTTGCGCAAGCGGATGGAAGGTTTCGGCTTCGCCATCGACCATATGCCGAAATATCACGGCGTCGCCTTCTGGTTCGGCCGGCCGGCCAATGCCGACGACATCATCTCGAAACTGGCAAAGGCGCCGGTGCGCGTCGACAATCGCTTCCATGCGACGGCCGGCATGTTCTCGCACGACCGGATCGATGCCGGATCGGAACTGCTCGCTTCGCGCCTGCCGCAGGATTTTACCGGCGACGTTGCCGATTTCGGCGCCGGATGGGGTTATCTCTCGGTCGAGATGGCGCAGAGATCGCGCGGACTGGCCCGCCTTGACCTCTATGAGGCCAATCACGCGGCCCTGGAGGCCGCGCGGGATAATCTGGCGGTGAACTGCCCGAACGCGCCGGTGCGCTTCTTCTGGCATGATCTGGCGGGCGAGCCGATCAAGGACAAGTACGATCTCGTGATTATGAACCCGCCCTTCCACGAGGGCCATGCGGCCGAGCCATCGCTTGGCCAGGCGATGATCAAGACAGCCGCCTCCGCCCTTCGCGGCGGCGGCCGGCTGATGCTCGTCGCCAATCGCGGCCTGCCCTATGAGCCGGTTCTGGCGGCGAACTTCAGGGAAAGCGGCGAAACCTGCCGCAATGCACGTTTCAAGGTGCTGTGGGCGAAGAAATAA
- the pnp gene encoding polyribonucleotide nucleotidyltransferase: MFDTHTVEIEWAGRPLKLETGKIARQADGAVLATYGETVVLATVVSAKAPKPGQDFFPLTVNYQEKTYAAGKIPGGYFKREGRPSENETLVSRLIDRPIRPLFPEGYKNDTQVVVTVVQHDLENNPDILSMIASSAALTLSGVPFMGPVGGARVGYINGEYVLNPHLDEMDESSLDLVVAGTYDAVLMVESEAKELPEDVMLGAVMFGHKGFQPVLDAIIKLAEVAAKEPRDFQPEDYSELEGEMLKHFEAELREAYKITQKADRYAAVDAVKAKVKAHFLPEEGEAKYTAEEVGAIFKHLQAKIVRWNILDTKSRIDGRDLETVRPIVSEVGLLPRTHGSALFTRGETQAIVVATLGTGEDEQYVDSLTGMYKERFLLHYNFPPFSVGETGRMGSPGRREIGHGKLAWRAIRPMLPSAEQFPYTLRVVSEITESNGSSSMATVCGTSLALMDAGVPLAKPVAGIAMGLILEGDRFAVLSDILGDEDHLGDMDFKVAGTADGITSLQMDIKIAGITEEIMKVALGQAKGGRAHILGEMSKAITESRGQLGEFAPRIEVMNIPVDKIREVIGSGGKVIREIVEKTGAKINIEDDGTVKIASSSGKEIEAARKWIHSIVAEPEIGQIYEGTVVKTADFGAFVNFFGARDGLVHISQLASERVAKTTDVVKEGDKVWVKLLGFDERGKVRLSMKVVDQATGQEIPNEKKKEEAAE; this comes from the coding sequence ATGTTTGATACACACACAGTGGAAATCGAGTGGGCCGGCCGCCCGCTGAAGCTCGAAACCGGCAAGATCGCCCGTCAGGCGGACGGTGCGGTTCTCGCCACTTACGGCGAGACCGTCGTTCTCGCCACCGTCGTCTCGGCCAAGGCGCCGAAGCCCGGCCAGGACTTCTTTCCGCTGACCGTCAACTACCAGGAAAAGACCTACGCGGCCGGCAAGATTCCCGGCGGCTATTTCAAGCGTGAAGGCCGTCCGAGCGAAAACGAAACGCTCGTCTCCCGCCTGATCGACCGCCCGATCCGCCCGCTCTTCCCGGAAGGCTACAAGAACGACACGCAGGTCGTCGTCACCGTCGTCCAACACGACCTTGAAAACAATCCCGACATCCTGTCCATGATCGCCTCTTCGGCGGCGCTGACGCTTTCCGGCGTTCCTTTCATGGGTCCGGTCGGCGGCGCGCGCGTCGGCTACATCAATGGCGAATATGTTCTCAACCCGCATCTCGACGAGATGGATGAGTCGAGCCTCGACCTCGTCGTCGCCGGCACCTACGACGCCGTGCTGATGGTCGAGTCCGAAGCCAAGGAACTGCCCGAAGACGTCATGCTCGGCGCCGTCATGTTCGGCCACAAGGGCTTCCAGCCGGTTCTCGACGCGATCATCAAACTCGCCGAAGTCGCCGCCAAGGAGCCGCGCGACTTCCAGCCGGAAGACTATTCCGAGCTCGAAGGCGAGATGCTGAAGCATTTCGAAGCAGAACTCCGCGAAGCTTACAAGATCACCCAGAAGGCCGATCGCTACGCCGCCGTCGACGCCGTCAAGGCAAAGGTCAAGGCGCATTTCCTCCCCGAGGAAGGCGAAGCCAAGTATACGGCCGAGGAAGTCGGCGCGATCTTCAAGCACCTGCAGGCCAAGATCGTCCGCTGGAACATCTTGGACACCAAGAGCCGCATCGACGGCCGCGATCTTGAAACCGTTCGTCCGATCGTTTCGGAAGTCGGCCTTCTGCCGCGCACGCACGGTTCGGCGCTCTTCACGCGCGGCGAAACGCAGGCGATCGTGGTTGCCACGCTCGGCACCGGCGAAGACGAACAGTATGTCGACAGCCTGACCGGCATGTACAAGGAGCGCTTCCTGCTCCATTACAACTTCCCCCCCTTCTCGGTTGGTGAGACCGGCCGCATGGGCTCCCCGGGTCGCCGCGAGATCGGCCACGGCAAGCTCGCATGGCGTGCGATCCGTCCGATGCTGCCTTCGGCGGAGCAGTTCCCCTACACGCTGCGCGTCGTTTCCGAGATCACCGAATCCAACGGCTCGTCGTCGATGGCAACCGTCTGCGGCACGTCGCTGGCGCTGATGGATGCAGGCGTCCCGCTCGCCAAGCCGGTTGCCGGTATCGCCATGGGCTTGATCCTCGAGGGCGATCGCTTTGCCGTCCTCTCCGACATTCTCGGTGATGAAGACCACCTCGGCGACATGGACTTCAAGGTTGCCGGCACGGCCGATGGCATCACTTCGCTGCAGATGGACATCAAGATCGCCGGCATCACCGAAGAGATCATGAAGGTCGCTCTCGGTCAGGCCAAGGGCGGTCGCGCCCATATCCTCGGTGAAATGTCCAAGGCGATCACCGAAAGCCGCGGCCAGCTCGGCGAATTCGCTCCGCGCATCGAAGTCATGAACATCCCGGTCGACAAGATCCGCGAAGTCATCGGCTCCGGCGGCAAGGTCATCCGCGAAATCGTCGAAAAGACCGGCGCGAAGATCAACATCGAGGACGACGGCACCGTCAAGATCGCCTCCTCTTCTGGCAAGGAGATCGAAGCAGCCCGCAAGTGGATCCACTCGATCGTCGCCGAGCCTGAAATCGGCCAGATCTACGAAGGCACTGTCGTCAAGACCGCCGACTTTGGCGCTTTCGTCAACTTCTTCGGCGCCCGCGACGGCCTCGTCCACATCTCGCAGCTCGCTTCCGAGCGCGTCGCCAAGACGACTGATGTCGTCAAGGAAGGCGACAAGGTCTGGGTCAAGCTGCTCGGCTTCGACGAACGCGGCAAGGTTCGCCTGTCGATGAAGGTCGTCGACCAGGCTACTGGCCAGGAGATTCCGAACGAGAAGAAGAAGGAAGAAGCGGCCGAATAA
- the rpsO gene encoding 30S ribosomal protein S15, with the protein MSITAERKAALIKEYATAEGDTGSPEVQVAILTERINNLTEHFKDHKKDNHSRRGLLTMVSSRRSLLDYLKKKDEGRYSKLINSLGIRR; encoded by the coding sequence ATGTCGATCACTGCTGAGCGCAAGGCTGCGCTGATCAAGGAATATGCAACCGCCGAAGGCGATACCGGTTCTCCGGAAGTCCAGGTTGCGATCCTGACCGAACGCATCAACAACCTGACCGAACACTTCAAGGACCACAAGAAGGATAACCATTCCCGCCGTGGCCTGCTGACGATGGTTTCGAGCCGCCGCTCGCTTCTTGATTATCTCAAGAAGAAGGATGAAGGCCGCTATTCCAAGCTGATCAACAGCCTGGGTATTCGCCGTTAA
- a CDS encoding alpha/beta hydrolase codes for MRATAIGVLTFFSMFLTIAGAQSAERWAELPAFPSMPAATTSGVADVNDIKMYYAEYGEGEPILFIHGGLGNADVWGHQIADFARDHLVIVADSRGHGRSTRSQQPFGYDLMTSDYVALLDHLKIGKVTLVGWSDGGIIGIDMAMKHPEKLTRVIAQAANVTTDGVKADVMENQTFKAYIDVAGDQYRKLSPTPDEYDAFVTQISHMWETQPAWTAADLGKITVPVTLAIGDHDEAVKLDHTELMAKEIPGAKLVILKDASHFAMLQDPEGYDAMIRDAMAGR; via the coding sequence ATGCGCGCAACCGCTATCGGAGTACTGACGTTCTTTTCGATGTTCCTGACCATCGCCGGCGCTCAATCCGCCGAGCGCTGGGCCGAGCTGCCGGCCTTTCCTTCGATGCCCGCGGCGACGACGAGCGGCGTGGCCGATGTTAACGACATCAAGATGTATTATGCCGAATATGGTGAAGGCGAGCCGATCCTCTTCATCCATGGCGGCCTTGGAAATGCCGACGTCTGGGGTCACCAGATCGCCGATTTCGCCAGGGATCACCTGGTCATCGTCGCCGACAGCCGCGGCCATGGCCGCTCGACGCGCAGCCAGCAGCCTTTCGGCTACGATCTGATGACATCGGATTACGTGGCCCTTCTCGACCATCTGAAGATCGGCAAGGTGACGCTGGTGGGATGGTCGGACGGCGGCATCATCGGCATCGACATGGCAATGAAACATCCGGAAAAGCTGACCCGCGTCATTGCCCAGGCGGCAAACGTCACGACCGACGGCGTCAAGGCCGACGTCATGGAAAACCAGACCTTCAAAGCCTACATCGATGTCGCCGGCGATCAGTACCGAAAGCTTTCGCCGACGCCGGACGAGTACGATGCCTTTGTCACGCAGATCTCCCACATGTGGGAGACCCAGCCGGCATGGACGGCCGCCGATCTTGGAAAGATCACGGTTCCCGTCACGCTCGCGATCGGCGATCACGATGAAGCCGTCAAGCTCGATCATACGGAATTGATGGCCAAGGAGATTCCCGGCGCCAAGCTCGTGATCCTGAAGGATGCCAGCCATTTCGCCATGCTGCAGGATCCCGAAGGTTATGATGCAATGATCCGGGACGCCATGGCGGGCCGTTGA
- the truB gene encoding tRNA pseudouridine(55) synthase TruB encodes MSKPRKPKGRPISGWLILDKPVDFGSTEAVSKIKWLYKAQKAGHAGTLDPLASGMLPIALGDATKTVPYVMDGRKIYEFTVSWGEERATDDLEGEVTQTSDKRPTEQQIRDILPKYIGTISQVPPQFSAIKIAGERAYDLAREGEAVEIPSREVEIFRLTLLACPDSITAHFEVECGKGTYVRALARDFGRELGCYGHISGLRRTFVAPFSEDAMVPLANLVALEAIEDMDERLAALDALLIDTCEALSALPHLVINEDQAHRLKMGNPILVRGRDAPIAESEAYATARGRLIAIGEIGQGEFRPKRVFA; translated from the coding sequence ATGTCCAAACCACGCAAACCCAAGGGCCGGCCGATTTCCGGTTGGCTGATTCTCGACAAGCCGGTGGATTTCGGCTCGACGGAAGCCGTTTCCAAGATCAAGTGGCTCTACAAGGCGCAGAAGGCCGGCCATGCCGGCACGCTCGATCCGCTCGCCTCCGGCATGCTGCCGATCGCGCTCGGCGACGCGACCAAGACGGTTCCCTATGTAATGGACGGCCGCAAGATCTATGAATTCACGGTGAGCTGGGGAGAGGAGCGCGCGACCGACGACCTCGAAGGCGAGGTCACGCAGACATCCGACAAGCGTCCGACCGAACAGCAGATCCGCGACATCCTGCCAAAATATATCGGCACGATCAGCCAGGTCCCGCCGCAGTTTTCCGCCATCAAGATAGCGGGTGAACGCGCATACGACCTGGCGCGCGAAGGGGAAGCCGTCGAGATCCCCTCGCGCGAGGTGGAGATCTTCCGGCTGACCCTGCTTGCCTGCCCGGACTCCATTACCGCGCATTTCGAAGTGGAATGCGGCAAGGGCACCTATGTCAGGGCGCTGGCCCGCGATTTCGGCCGCGAGCTCGGCTGCTACGGCCATATATCAGGGCTGCGGCGCACCTTTGTCGCGCCCTTTTCGGAAGACGCCATGGTGCCGCTCGCAAACCTCGTGGCACTCGAAGCGATCGAGGATATGGACGAGCGGCTTGCCGCCCTCGACGCGCTGCTCATCGACACCTGCGAAGCATTGTCGGCCCTGCCTCATCTCGTCATCAACGAAGATCAGGCGCACCGGCTGAAGATGGGCAATCCGATCCTGGTGCGCGGCCGCGATGCGCCGATTGCTGAAAGCGAAGCCTATGCGACGGCACGCGGCAGGCTGATCGCGATCGGCGAAATCGGCCAGGGCGAGTTTCGACCGAAGCGGGTTTTCGCCTGA